From the Papaver somniferum cultivar HN1 chromosome 2, ASM357369v1, whole genome shotgun sequence genome, the window GGAGCTGTTGTGATTTTGTTCATAGAAGATTAGGTTTTCAATCAGAAAACAAGTAAGTAATCCAAAccctttctttatttttgttaaaatagACTGATGCATGATGTTTTTATTGATTATAATCGAAGTTGAGATGATTGATGTTcttaaatttagggtttgtgtAATTAGGATTTATCTTAAATTGGGAATTGTTATTCAGAAATTAGGATGTTGTTATCTGGATTTCATCTTGTAAGTCAGAGACAAGATGTTGTTGTCTCAATCATTGATCCAGATATCAAATTCCGTCACCCATAAACAGGCCTTGATGTCATCTCCCTGTTTTCATGTCTCCATCATTGATCCACaagtttgcattaaaaattacCTTAGCCTACTGATCACAATTCAGTCCATCTACCGATTTATATACGTCAGATGATGCCAGTTGATAGCTTGGTGAAGATCAAAGATTGTTGTTAGGATGTGGTTGATAACTAGAGAGATACAGGACAAAAGAAAAAAGAGCATGTATTTTGAATAAAAGGTCTGAGCCTGGTTTTAGTGTGTTCATCTATCTTCATATGCACAGATTATAGGTACTGCATCCACATAGTAGTTGTATGATTGTTTCTCACGGCATCCTGAAAGCATGTTTCTTGTTCCATCACTCTATTTATAATGCATTGAAGCACCATTTCTGTAATCTAGGTTCATGAATGCTTTAAAAATAAACCACCCATTGAAGGCACTCATATGATTCTGTTGAACAGTGGTGGATTGTTCGAATTATTCCCCTAAAGTTTAGCTCCTTGAATCTAGTTTCATGTCTAGTTGTTGGTGTATCCGGAACAGAAATATTTCTGAACTGCAGAAAATGTTCAGAAGATAAGAGCAATTGCTAGTTGTTGTTTTCCTTCTGTGTTTTGTGATAGGATACTGCACTTAATAGAAAGACCTGGATGATAGTTACTTATTGcagtcttttaattatttgtagaCTATTTCGAAAGTCCATTTGTTAGGGATTTTGCAATTTGCCGAATGGCAAATAGAGTTGGAGTGTAACTAAGAGTCTGGAAAACATAAGAAGCTGCTAGCTGTTCTTTTCTGTATGTGCTTTATATTTTTCcagtgttgtttttctttttttgataggGTGTGCTGTTAGTATGCAAACCTGTATACTTAAGTAATTTTCATCACTCCGTATTTCTTAATTTTTTGTCAAACTTGTTAAAAGATTAAGGTCTTTATAGATTAGTTTAACTTTTATCTCTAGTCGGTTTAAGATCTTAAGTTCTTTCATTTCAGGTTGTGGTTATGGATTCTTCCAATGCATCCAATTCGAACACCTCAAACACTGCATGTGGATCAATGCTGCCTCAATCCTCTACTCAGACTCAAAATAAAGATCCAGCATGGAAATGGGCTAAATGTAAAGACCCTGCATTTTCGAAGAAACTAAGTTGTGTACTTTGTAACAAAGAAATGCGTGGTGGTGGAATTACTAGGCTTAAGGAGCATATCACACAAATCAGGGGGAATGTTTCTTCATGTTTGAAAGCATCAGCTGAAGTTATAAATGAAATTAGACTAGCTGACAATATAAAGAAGTTAAAGAAATCTCACAGGGATGATGTTGATGCTATGTATCGGCGTACAAAATCTGATGAGAAGTCTGATGCTGATACTGATAATGAGGACCTTGATGTGCAAGAAGTTGAAAAGGTTTCCAATGTGGGCACTGCTAGTGGTAGTCAAGAAGTTGTTCAGAGTCAgaggaagagaaaattcaagagacaGAGTAATTATAGGGGTCCAATAGATTTACTCATGCAGACAGACCACCATAAAACTCAGCAAGCCACTCTTGAAAGAAACAGTTCAGTGAAAGAGAAGTTACTGAAAGATGCATGGAAAAGCATTTCAGCTTGGATGACTGAGAATTCCATATCTTTTAATACTGTTCGTTGTCCAAGTTTCCAAGAAATGATATATGCAATTGGTGAATATGGGAAAGGTATATAGTGCTCTCAGTAATCTTTTACTTTTGGTTTAATTGTTTTGTTACTTATgccttttttgtttctttttttgatgTTAGCTATGCCCGCGCCATCTTACCATCAGATTCGTACAAATCTTTTCAAGGAGCagttagaagaaatgaagaagtttGTTGATACATTTAGGATACATTGGAAGAGGTATGGATGTTCTATTATGTCCGATGGTTGGACAGATGGGAAAAAACGACATCTTATCAACTTCTTGGTGAATTGTCCGAAAGGGTCAGTTTTCTTGAAGTCTGTGGACGCGTCAGATAGAACCAATGATGCTGATTTCATACGTGAGCTTGTAAAGGAGGTAATTAATGATGTTGGGAAAGAAAATGTGGTTCAGTTCATTACCGATAATGGTTCAAACTTTAAAAAGGCTGGGAAGGATTTAATGCTTGAATACCCAAATCTATTTTGGACTCCTTGTGGTGCTCATTGTGTCCAGTTGATGCTAGAAGAACTTGGTGACAAGCTTACACGAATCAGGACAGCCGTCATTCTAGGTAAAAGACTTGTTACATACATTTATGCTCATTTTCAAGTGTTGTGCTTGATGAGGAAGATGACAGGTGGAGAGTTACATAGGTCTACAAAGACTAGATTTGCAACTCAGTATTACACACTAGAAAGTCTTCAAAAGTATAAAAATCCTTTACAAatgatgtttgtgaatgataggtGGGCAAAAAGTAGATTTGCAAAAGAAAATGTTGGAATTAATGCACTTAAAATTGTTACAAGTAGTACATTTTGGGAAGATGTTGATTACTCTTGTAGTGTGTTGAAGCCTTTAGTTAAGGTTGTAAGGCTAGTGGATATCGAGCGCAAACCTACGATGCCTTGTTTTTATGATGCAATGAGAATAGCAAGGGATCAATTAGAGAAGAATTTCAGCGAAGATTATGATACTTGGGCTGTAATTAATGCTTGCTTtgagaaaagatggaagaaaaacTTCAATCATGCTCTACATTGTGCTGCATATTATTTGAATCCATCCATATTCTATAATATTGAAACTTATGAAATGGATAGTAATGAaaagtacatagaaatcaaaAGGGGACTTCATACATCTATGGAAAGGCTTATACCCAATGAAGATGAGCTTGATCAAGCAACAAGTGAATTGCGAAAGTATGCTGATGCTGTTGGAATCTTGGGAAGTCCAtctttcaaaagaagaagaaccaaggaTCAACCTCGTAAGCTTATTTGTTCTGTGAGTTTAAAGTTATATTACATTTCTGTTACatatcttttataactattttctttgtatttataACAGATGATTGGTGGATTACATTTGGAGGAATCGATGTGCCTAACCTGCAAAAATTTGCAATCAGAGTATTGAGTCTTACTTGTTCTGCTTCCCCATGTGAGCGAAACTGGAGCACATTTCAAAATGTAAGTATTCTAATCTTTTGCAATGATTTGTAATATTCTGAATATGCATAACAACTGGAAATATGATTGAACTAGGAAACATAACATGCTTGCAGACCCCTATGTTCTCATGACAACTATCTTTTGTATTTCAGTTGCACTCGAAAAAACGAAATCGCATAAAACAACAAAAGTTGAATGATAGTGTCTTTATCCAATATAATAAGAAATTGCAGCGTCGTTACATAGAAATCCAACAATATAACGATGATGATAAAGCAAATGATCCTATTTTCCTGGAGGAGCGTGATGACaatgatgaatggttggattTATGAAATTTGAATGACTTGGATGTGCTAGGTGATAATGTAAGTTTCAATGATTTGCAAGAGACAGTGGGTGAAGAACGTGAGACAGTTGGTAGTGGAGGTGCTTGTAgttctcgaagcaagtctactttTCCAACCGACTCGgagtatgatggatatgatacCGATGAATTGATGTTGGACACTGAAAAAGGGCTACTCGTTGCTGAGAATGATGGAGTTACTCAAGAGGATGATATctatgattattcaaattatgttgatTAGCACTGTAATGTTCTTTTTTAAGTAACATTTTAGACAATGAACTAAAGTTGTACTAGTTTCTCTTTTAAGTAACATTTTAGATATGTTCTGGATTAATTAGTTAAATCTGAAGTGTTtccattttgtgttttttttgttcattttttgttGGATTGATGGTATTTCATTATATCATAACATATGtagaaattatatatataaaagttgGAACCGAGATTATACCGCGATTTGGaaacggaatctccccgagacaacattgtaccagtgtctcgctcgggaccgagaCAAACCGGAATCCGAGATCGACTACATTGGTTGTGACATTAGAGTTCCATCCGAGTTGAATCATTCTAAAGTTACCATTTTTGGTCCAATGCTATCATTcattatttctttatttttgaaTATCCCATTTATATTGCCACTCCCAATtgggtccagatcgtctgtgccactgcttgggtgtgccctatgtgccacaccaatagaatgACGCCAAATATTTCCTCCCAGTAACGATAACTAACTAACTAACtagattttttatatataacAGCAGTCATTTaggaaagataatcaattatGGACTAAAAAAGAGATTACCAGTATAAAAcagtatttatttttatttttttaatgatgAAAGTAGAAGTATTTATATACATCAAATTTCTTGCTTCAAAAAATTTCAGCTATATgatgtgtatatatttttctaaacagttacttcagtttttttcttttataagcTTATCCAAGGGGCATGAGTTCTACAACATTATAAGGGAAAAACATATATTATAATTCTAGAATAAACCCATAATATGAATATGTTGATCTCATAACTTGAATATGCGAAACAAATCTTACCCATTGATGCTCCATGATTAACTGTGAAAGAGCGAATAAACTATTAGAAAATTAAAACAATAAACTTTATTGAATGAAAGAAATTATACGGTTGCGTGAAATATTACCAAGTATTACcgtgatatttttttttaaataatgtaGCCGTGAATTATATCATAGATTCAATATTTTTAGAATAGATATACAAATCCcggtattttctcttggatttgtaatatcttctttaactaattaattatctttcctaatcgattagtgttgtatatatagaaaatctatttagttagtcatggttaatgagagaaatgatgtggcgtgtttctattggtatgacacatagggcacacacaagcagtggcacagacgatctcgacccCTCCCAATTTTGAATTGCCTAAAAATTAGCTGAAGAATACTCCGTAATAGAAATAATTATATTCTGGTATGGAGTATATTAAGCCTTTTAGTCTTCAACACTTTTAACCATCAGAATTCAtttcaaaaagtttcttccctccAAGATTTAAACTTTCAGTATCATCAACCCAAATCTCGGAAGAAGAGCATTGTAAATGAAAATCGTGCTAGATCACCCCATTCGTCCCCAACTAGATCAGTTAATCACATCACTAGAAAAATGAATCAATCGAGTCTCTTGACTCGACCAAACATTTCTAAAAGAAACATTTTATCTAATGCTTCTcttaaagaaagttctgatcaaTAGAACTTAGCTTTCTTCAGTAGGGTTTACAAAAAAGAACCAATAGATATTCGTGTTATGGAGGAAGAATCGAAGAAACTTTGGCCGCAAAAACCATTTCAATTGAAGACGGTGATCCCAACTCATAATACCTTCATTATCAAGTGTCACAGCAAGGAAGATTATGATGATATTCTGAAACAGGAGCCATGGTTCGTTTTAGGCTATTTATTACTGCTTGAGAAGTTTGTCCCTGAGATACCTAACAAAGTTCAAATCAAACGTCAAAAGTTCTGGATTCGACTATGCAACCTGGATGTCACTTTTCTCTACCCAAAAATCATCAGAGAAATTTTGGAACCGCTCGGTACGTATATTGATATGCTACCAAGAAATGGTACTCCTGAAAAAGGAAAAATGGTGAAAGTGCCGATAGCCATGGATATTGCAGCACCTCTAGTAAGAGGATTTTGGCAGAAGACTCTTTCTGGAGAAGAAATTTGGATTGAGTTTTATTATGAGAAGCAACCACAACACATCTGTCACAAGTGTTATATAATTGATCATCAAGATATTCATTGTAAGTACGTGGAAGAAGATCTTTTGAtggacatgtttggcatgatccCACCTGAAGATGAACTCAAGGCTTTCATTAGTGCACTCAAATATAATTTTTCGTCAAAGGAAGATACTTCAATTTTGATCATATTCAACATCTGCCTGAAGCTGCAAAAGAATTGATTAGGAGGAATGGAGGAGAATTGTTGAATTACATAGAATTTGGTGATACAGATTTTGGAGAGTTTCAAATAGGCTCGGCTCGACCTCTTCTCATACCAACAAGAAACGGGCCAGAACTAGTGGGCTTAAGGAAAACCCGACTAAAAATTTTAGTACTAGcaataaccaaatttctcaaccTAATTTCAGTTCCATATATAATCCTATGTTTCCCCCCAATTCTGAGGATGACAAATCAGGATTTCGAAGTGATAATGATTTAATGAGTGATAAGCATATCAATAATCAAGAAGGATCATCTACTGTTGCTATGGTGGAACTCACAACTGCTGTTCGGAGAGAGCAAATTTTCATTCAAACATCTGAAGCTGGGGAGGGGGGTGCTGAGAATGATCAGGTTCTTATCATCTCATGCTTGATTTACTTTTTTGCTTTTACGGATTTTAGTCCACATGTTTTATCTCACAATACCACTAATTTAGATTTCCTCTCTATTGATTTAAATTTCACTGTTGTGGGTTATCGATTTCAAATATCTTGCAATAACCTAAGAAACAATATGAAAATTATTAGTTGGAACTGTAATGGATTTGCAACTAAGGTTACTAGACAACATCTGCTAGACTTAAACCATTTGCTTAATCCAGACATAATCTTCCTGTGGGAAGCTAGAATTAGGTCTGATAAGATTTTAAAGTTAATCAAACCTTTGAATTTTCCTAACTCTTTCTATGTACCTTCTATAGGTCATGCTAGAGGTATTTCTTTGTTGTGGAAAGAtggttttagctttgatattgtGCATCATGATAGAAATATGATTCATTCTCTAGTTACTAGTGATCCCCCTAAACCACAATGGCTTCTTTCATGTGTTTATGGTTCTCCATATCCTAATGAAAGAAGTACTCAATGGGACTTTATTTTTGATCTAAGTAACCCTTATGGCAATAGTGTTCCTTGGGCTTTTTTAGGGGATTTCAATATTCCTCTGCATAATGAAGACAGATTTAATAATGTTGGATCTTCTTCTTATTCTACCTTTATGGTAAATACCATCCATTATTCTGGCATGTGTGATTTGCGCTTTCATGGTAATCCATACACATGGACCAGTAATAAGCATGGTACAGGCAAAATTAAGTTAAGACTGGACAGAGCATTCACTAATTCTGAATGGCCCATTCATTTTCCTGATTCTTGCCTTAAACATTTGCCACAACTTGGATCTGACCATTTTCCAATTATGCTAGACCTTTCTCCAAACTCTTTTAAAAATGCTAGATGCTGGAATTTTTTTGAATATTGTTTAAGAGAAAAAAGTTGCAAAGAACAAATTGTTAAATCTTGGTCCACTAATCATAGAGGTTCTGCTAGTTACAAACTAGACCAAAAGCTTAGTAAAACTAGAAGGGACCTTTCTAGGTGGAATAGAGACATTTTTGgcaatattcatgaaaatataaacTCTTTGCATACTAAACTGACTAACCTGCAACAAACTAGTACTAATGGTAGTAACACTACTGAAGTACAGCAAGTTGAAAAGGAAATAGAGGAATGGAAGCAAAGAGAGGAAGAATTCTATAGCATAAGTCAAGAGATAGTCTCTTCAATGAAATAGATCAGAATACTAGAACCTTCCACATAAATGTAAACATAAGGATATAAATAAATAGAATTAAAGCTCTAAAGAAACAAGATGGTTCATGGTGCAGTGGGGGAGAGAATCCAGAAGAACATCTCTCAACTCATCTCAAAGATATCATGAGAACTACCTCTCCTGAAGTGAATGAAGACCTGATGAACCTACTTCATGAATGTATAACTGAAgctgataatgagagattaactAAGGTGCCGGATGAGATGGAGATTTATAAAACTCTCAAGTCAATGAAGTCGTGGaaagctccaggaccagatggattcCCACCTGGTTTTTTTCAAACTCAGTGGGAGACAGTAAAAGAAGACGTGGTACATATGGTACAAAGTTTCTTTAGAAGTGGCATATTATTGAAGAAAATGAATCGTACAAATCTTACTTTAATTCCCAAAGTCAGATCTCCTCAACAAGCTGGTGACTACAGGCCTATTTCTTTATGCAATACTACCTACAAACTTATCACCAAGATTCTAGCTGCAAGAATGAAGCCTTTATTGGACAAATTTATTTCTCCAATTCAAGCCGCTTATGTCCCTGGCAGACAGATTGAAGATAACATCATGTTAGCACAAGAAATTATATATTGTATGAAgaggaagaaagggaagaagggCTACATGGCACTCAAGTTAGATATGTTGAAAGACTTCGACAGAGTTGAGTGGGGTTTTCTAGAGAATATCATGAAGAAACTTGGGTTTAATAGCAAATGGTGTTCTATGATTCTGGAATGTATAAGTACTTCTGAAATTCAAGTACAGTTGAATGGTTCGCCCTGTAATGCCTTTAAACCTACAAGAGGCATTAGGCAGGGTGATCCAATCTCATCATATTTATTCTTACTCACCATGGAGGTATTCACAAGGGCTCTTGCATATGTTGAACAAGGTAAACATATTCAAGGAGTGAAGATTTCAAGGAGAGCACCACAGATAACACATTTACTATTTGCCGATGATTGCCTGCTCTTCACTAAGGCAGACTTTCGTAATGCAGATAATATACTTCATATTATTGAGTTGTTCAGCAAATGTTCAGGTCAACaaatcaatcttcaaaaatctgcggTGTTTTTTTCAAGCAATCTTCATAGTAGTCATTGCAGAATTCTTACAAGACATCTCAAGATGAGGCGAATAGATTTGGAGGAGAAATACTTAAGAATTCCACTTTTTCTGAATCGAAAGAAAACTACTTCATTTTCTTCTCTTGTCAGCAACATGAAATCAAGACTAGCAAGATGGAAAGGAAAATACTTTAATCAGTCAGGCAGAGCTGTGATGATTAGGACAGTTCTAAATACAATACCACAACATCAGACGAGCACTTTTAAGATCCCTGAAAGCACTATAAAGGATTTGAATGCAGTAGAAAGAGACTACTGGTGGGGGAAACAGGAAGGCAGGAATTTGTGTCTAATATCTTTTCCTAAATTTTTACAAATAAAATTGCAGGTGGTATGGGTTTTCGAGATTTTGGGTGTTTTAATGATGCTTTATTGGCAAAGGCAGCATGAAGGTTATTACATAACTCAAATCAGTTATATGCTAAGGCACTGAAGGAAAGATACTTTTCAGACACAAGTCTTCTTCATTCTTCACAGAAACATGATGCAACTTGGGCTTGGAAAAGTCTCTACAGCTCTATCCACTTTATCATAACCTATAGTTTTTGGCAGTTAGGTGATGGATCTAAAACCTTAATTCGGCAAGATATTTGGATTATGGGAGAAGATGCTCCTCCTATCTCCATAGCATTGGATGAGATGACTAGTCAGTATACAACAGTCTCAGACTTGATAGATGCAGAGAATAAATCCTGGAGAGCACAAGTAATTCTTGCGCTTTTCCAACCTAACATTGCTGCTAATTTCTTCAGCATGAGAATTCCAATTAATGGAGAAGACGGGCTCATTTGGACTCTCAGAATGGTATAGTGGTTGTAGAAGAGACTAATCAGAACCGGTGAAGTCAACATACATAAATCTTGTTCAGATCAAGACTAATCAAAATGGTATAGTGGATGTAGAAGAGACAAGGTTCTGGAATAAGTTCCGGGCATTAAATACTCTACCCAGAGTTAAACATTTTATTTGGAAATGTATAACTGATATTGTCCCATCCAATGAAAGAAGAGACGGAGCTATGGGTCAGCGAGGTGACGATTGCACGGTCTGTAATGGAGGGGGGGAACTACCAAACATATTCTAATGGAGTGTCCTCTCTCAAGAGCTATCTGGTTTACTATTCCTGGTGCTATAAGGTCTATATAATTATTTGGAAACAATATGAAGGAATGGGTGAAATCCTGGTTCGATGTTGTTGAATACCGATTGGATGAAGACTGGATTGTGAAAATGGCCAATGCTGCTTGGGAAATATGGAAATCTATATGTTGTTGTGTCTTTGAGGGAGTAAAACCTAACCCTATAGAAGTAATTAGGCGAATTGATACCCTGAACTTCATgacaggaaaaaaaatgaaaaaaagtaaaCAACAGCCATAGTATTCCTCTGCTAGGAACCACCATGACATGGAAACCCACGCATGACTATGAATTCTATATAAATTGTGATGCTTCTTTTAAAGTACCAGTTAAAGCATGTGGCATTGGACTAATACTTAGAAATTGTGTAGGTGAGTTCACAACAACAAGGTGTGGATATGCTCTATTGGAACCTTAAATGCTGAAGATGCAGAATGTGAAGCTCTCTGATGGGCAGTGAAGTGGGCTAAGGAGATGAACGTTCAGAGGATATATTTCTTAATGGATGCGCAAAAAGTTGTCAATGGAGTTAATGGAGATCTTTATAATATTTTATGGCAGAACCATCCAGTGCTATCAGATATCAGAgaattttttcattcatttccATTATGGTCTTTACAGTTTGTTAAAAGAAATCTAAATAAGCCGGCAGATAAATTAGCCAGGCATGCTAGGTTAGTTAAGATGTCAAAAGTATGGTCTGTTACTCCTCCAAACTTCATCATGAGAAGTTTAGAGGAAGATAAACACAATATCTTTTCTCAGTTCTCAATGAATTTTCATTTGCATCAAGAAAAATTGGTCGATTAATTTGCTGATTTTAGAGTTCTCAAATCCCAAATCAATTCCAAATCTCAAATCCCAATCCTAATATTTCATTCTTCAGAACTGACCTAGCAGTGTCGTTCACTAGTGGAAAACAAAAGTTCTGTAACCGTCAGGACacgtcatatatacgagttaaacGACCTGTTCTAACGGTCTCTGATGGGGTCGCTGATAAAGCGTCTTTTTTAGAACGACCCTTAGTCGTGGGTTGCAAAATAACGACTGATTTTAAGGGTAACGAGATGGAGACCCTGAGCCGTAGGTCGTAGATTTAAATTAggataaaaaaaaagattcagaTTTGCTGAAAAGCCTGAATGGTTGAATCTGAAACAATCTGAATGCATCAAAAGTCAAGTCAAACTAAAGTCAAATGGAACTCAAATAAAGTCAAGTCAATTACACTCAAATGGAACCTTAACTGATattcaaatttaaacttaaacTGAGTATTCAACATTCTATCATTCATTCAATTTATCCATTgggtttaaaattacacaaaaaatgATGAAATTCTAAATTCAGAACAAAATACAGTAGAGCATCCATGTGTTGTGTCCCTTGTTCACATACGACAAAGAACGTTGTTTCTGCAAAGCAAATCAACAAAAGTACAACAACTTCGTTCAGTTCATAATACACGGTAGAAAAAAATAAGTTACTAGAGTATACTTTGTATTCtttcttttaagaaaatcaacaacatCACAATAACTTCCAGTATGCAAGAAGCAAAAAGAAATTAAATTATTTTCGCAGCGAATTACCTTTGAAACCTAACAGTGTCTGAATCCAGTGCATCCCTcaaatctccataatca encodes:
- the LOC113351419 gene encoding uncharacterized protein LOC113351419; this translates as MVVDGSVGSYFNEGDEDIVIYEATGCAVVVMDSSNASNSNTSNTACGSMLPQSSTQTQNKDPAWKWAKCKDPAFSKKLSCVLCNKEMRGGGITRLKEHITQIRGNVSSCLKASAEVINEIRLADNIKKLKKSHRDDVDAMYRRTKSDEKSDADTDNEDLDVQEVEKVSNVGTASGSQEVVQSQRKRKFKRQSNYRGPIDLLMQTDHHKTQQATLERNSSVKEKLLKDAWKSISAWMTENSISFNTVRCPSFQEMIYAIGEYGKAMPAPSYHQIRTNLFKEQLEEMKKFVDTFRIHWKRYGCSIMSDGWTDGKKRHLINFLVNCPKGSVFLKSVDASDRTNDADFIRELVKEVINDVGKENVVQFITDNGSNFKKAGKDLMLEYPNLFWTPCGAHCVQLMLEELGDKLTRIRTAVILGKRLVTYIYAHFQVLCLMRKMTGGELHRSTKTRFATQYYTLESLQKYKNPLQMMFVNDRWAKSRFAKENVGINALKIVTSSTFWEDVDYSCSVLKPLVKVVRLVDIERKPTMPCFYDAMRIARDQLEKNFSEDYDTWAVINACFEKRWKKNFNHALHCAAYYLNPSIFYNIETYEMDSNEKYIEIKRGLHTSMERLIPNEDELDQATSELRKYADAVGILGSPSFKRRRTKDQPHDWWITFGGIDVPNLQKFAIRVLSLTCSASPCDNVSFNDLQETVGEERETVGSGGACSSRSKSTFPTDSEYDGYDTDELMLDTEKGLLVAENDGVTQEDDIYDYSNYVD